A DNA window from Daucus carota subsp. sativus chromosome 3, DH1 v3.0, whole genome shotgun sequence contains the following coding sequences:
- the LOC108213768 gene encoding U2 small nuclear ribonucleoprotein A'-like: protein MFASEESEAEARKESVKTFVPGEIPAPEVAKEEQPPKKVAPTPEQIIAIKAAIVDSQTLEEVARLEQVFIMEEALKSGQLPADLEIIDTGPVTVDTNTNVDKMITESEKEAKDGTSDVNEQEMMGLQTWSSFRPGQFLTQLKIQGKRIK from the exons ATGTTTGCGTCAGAAGAATCTGAAGCTGAGGCAAGAAAGGAATCTGTAAAGACATTTGTGCCTGGTGAGATACCTGCACCTGAGGTTGCAAAGGAAGAGCAGCCACCTAAAAAGGTTGCCCCAACACCAGAGCAAATAATAGCTATCAAG GCTGCCATTGTTGATTCCCAAACACTTGAAGAGGTTGCAAGGCTTGAACAG GTTTTCATCATGGAGGAGGCTTTGAAATCTGGCCAGCTTCCTGCAGATCTTGAAATCATTGATACTGGTCCTGTGACAGTCGACACGAACACCAATGTGGACAAAATGATAACGGAAAGTGAAAAGGAAGCTAAGGATGGAACAAGTGATGTCAATGAACAGGAAATGATGGGCCTGCAGACATGGAGCAG CTTCCGCCCAGGTCAGTTCCTCACACAACTGAAAATACAAGGAAAGCGGATCAAATAA
- the LOC108212139 gene encoding RNA polymerase II C-terminal domain phosphatase-like 4 yields the protein MRVLRFKFRGEEISSVAKQTIAFNYLLEGLKMEVDQVESIKKIELLKLRSLRKLCLVLDLDHTLLHTKNLAKLSPEHKSEISLYRGDDMFTWKLPGEPMVTKLRPFVRRFLQEASEMFQLYVYTMGSREYALHIVEEFLDPQGIYFGKRVITREDCTVKGEKGLDVVPIDPSIVLVLDDTERVWKRNSKNLILIDRYKYFVKGGRDESEEAGGLRFALKVLKKLHYVYFEWYDRCKEGDVRELVQNHWEDSISDEGQQEVGTETCSSAMGFWKLSRVEEECSRVTKRQRIC from the coding sequence ATGAGGGTTTTGAGGTTTAAGTTTCGAGGAGAAGAAATCAGTTCGGTTGCGAAACAAACAATTGCATTCAACTATTTGCTGGAAGGGCTAAAGATGGAGGTGGATCAAGTCGAGAGTATCAAGAAAATTGAGTTGCTTAAGTTACGAAGTCTAAGGAAGCTCTGTTTAGTCTTGGATTTGGATCATACTCTTCTGCACACTAAGAATCTTGCGAAGCTTTCACCCGAGCACAAATCAGAGATTAGTCTTTATCGGGGTGATGATATGTTTACATGGAAGTTGCCTGGAGAGCCGATGGTGACTAAGTTGAGGCCTTTTGTTCGACGCTTCTTGCAAGAGGCGAGTGAGATGTTCCAGCTGTATGTGTACACTATGGGGTCACGCGAGTATGCTCTGCATATTGTTGAGGAGTTTCTTGACCCTCAAGGCATCTATTTTGGCAAGAGGGTGATTACGAGGGAGGATTGTACTGTTAAGGGAGAGAAGGGGCTGGATGTCGTGCCTATTGATCCGAGCATTGTTCTTGTTTTGGATGATACCGAGAGGGTGTGGAAGAGGAATTCgaagaatttgattttgattgacAGGTATAAGTATTTTGTGAAAGGGGGAAGAGATGAAAGTGAGGAAGCAGGGGGTTTGAGGTTTGCGCTTAAAGTGCTTAAGAAGCTGCACTATGTTTATTTTGAGTGGTATGATCGTTGTAAGGAAGGCGATGTGAGGGAGCTGGTGCAGAATCATTGGGAGGATTCTATCAGTGATGAGGGGCAGCAGGAAGTTGGGACGGAGACTTGTTCATCTGCTATGGGATTTTGGAAGCTTTCAAGGGTAGAGGAAGAATGTTCAAGGGTTACTAAAAGGCAGAGGATATGCTAG
- the LOC108212140 gene encoding RNA polymerase II C-terminal domain phosphatase-like 4, which translates to MRVLRFKFRGEEISSVAKQTIAFNYLLEGLKMEVDQVESIKKIELLKLRSLRKLCLVLDLDHTLLHTKNLAKLSPEHKSEISLYRGDDMFTWKLPGEPMVTKLRPFVRRFLQEASEMFQLYVYTMGSRDYALHIVEEFLDPQGIYFGKRVITREDCTVKGEKGLDVVPIDPSIVLVLDDTERVWKRNSKNLILIDRYKYFVKGGRDESEEAGGLRFALKVLKKLHYVYFEWYDRCKEGDVRELVQNHWEDSISDEGQQEVGTETCSSAMGFWKLSRVEEEFSRVTKRQRIC; encoded by the coding sequence ATGAGGGTTTTGAGGTTTAAGTTTCGAGGAGAAGAAATCAGTTCGGTTGCGAAACAAACAATTGCATTCAACTATTTGCTGGAAGGGCTAAAGATGGAGGTGGATCAAGTCGAGAGTATCAAGAAAATTGAGTTGCTTAAGTTACGAAGTCTAAGGAAGCTCTGTTTAGTCTTGGATTTGGATCATACTCTTCTGCACACTAAGAATCTTGCGAAGCTTTCACCCGAGCACAAATCAGAGATTAGTCTTTATCGGGGTGATGATATGTTTACATGGAAGTTGCCTGGAGAGCCGATGGTGACTAAGTTGAGGCCTTTTGTTCGACGCTTCTTGCAAGAGGCGAGTGAGATGTTCCAGCTGTATGTGTACACTATGGGGTCACGCGACTATGCTCTGCATATTGTTGAGGAGTTTCTTGACCCTCAAGGCATCTATTTTGGCAAGAGGGTGATTACGAGGGAGGATTGTACTGTTAAGGGAGAGAAGGGGCTGGATGTCGTGCCTATTGATCCGAGCATTGTTCTTGTTTTGGATGATACCGAGAGGGTGTGGAAGAGGAATTCgaagaatttgattttgattgacAGGTATAAGTATTTTGTGAAAGGGGGGAGAGATGAAAGTGAGGAAGCAGGGGGTTTGAGGTTTGCGCTTAAAGTGCTCAAGAAGCTGCACTATGTTTATTTTGAGTGGTATGATCGTTGTAAGGAAGGCGATGTGAGGGAGCTGGTGCAGAATCATTGGGAGGATTCTATCAGTGATGAGGGACAGCAGGAAGTTGGGACGGAGACTTGTTCATCTGCTATGGGATTTTGGAAGCTTTCGAGGGTAGAGGAAGAATTTTCAAGGGTTACTAAAAGGCAGAGGATATGCTAG
- the LOC108212141 gene encoding RNA polymerase II C-terminal domain phosphatase-like 4 gives MRVLRIKFRGEEISSVAKQTIAFNYLLEGLKMEVDQVESIKKIELLKLRSLRKLCLVLDLDHTLLHTKKLATLSPEQKSEISLYRGDDMFTWKLPGEPMVTKLRPFVRRFLQEASEMFQLYVYTMGSRDYALHIVEEFLDPQGIYFGKRVITREDCTVKGEKGLDVVPIDASIVLVLDDTERVWKRNSKNLILIDRYKYFVKGGRDESEEAGGLRFALKVLKKLHCVYFEWYDRCKEGDVRELVQNHWEDFINDEGKQEVGTETCSSAMGFGKLSRVEEECSRVTKRQRIC, from the coding sequence ATGAGGGTTTTGAGGATTAAGTTTCGAGGAGAAGAAATCAGTTCGGTTGCTAAACAAACAATTGCATTCAACTATTTGCTGGAAGGGCTAAAGATGGAGGTGGATCAAGTCGAGAGTATCAAGAAAATTGAGTTGCTTAAGTTACGAAGTCTAAGGAAGCTCTGTTTGGTCTTGGATTTGGATCATACTCTTCTGCACACCAAGAAGCTTGCCACGCTTTCACCCGAGCAGAAATCAGAGATTAGTCTTTATCGGGGTGATGATATGTTTACATGGAAGTTGCCTGGAGAGCCGATGGTGACTAAGTTGAGGCCTTTTGTTCGACGCTTCTTGCAAGAGGCGAGTGAGATGTTCCAGCTGTATGTGTACACTATGGGGTCACGCGACTATGCTCTGCATATTGTTGAGGAGTTTCTTGACCCTCAAGGCATCTATTTTGGCAAGAGGGTGATTACGAGGGAGGATTGTACTGTTAAGGGAGAGAAGGGGCTGGATGTCGTGCCTATTGATGCGAGCATTGTTCTTGTTTTGGATGATACCGAGAGGGTGTGGAAGAGGAATTCgaagaatttgattttgattgacAGGTATAAGTATTTTGTGAAAGGGGGGAGAGATGAAAGTGAGGAAGCAGGGGGTTTGAGGTTTGCGCTTAAAGTGCTTAAGAAGCTGCACTGTGTTTATTTTGAGTGGTATGATCGTTGTAAGGAAGGCGATGTGAGGGAGCTGGTGCAGAATCATTGGGAGGATTTTATCAATGATGAGGGGAAGCAGGAAGTTGGGACGGAGACTTGTTCATCTGCTATGGGATTTGGAAAGCTTTCGAGGGTAGAGGAAGAATGTTCAAGGGTTACTAAAAGGCAGAGGATATGCTAG
- the LOC108212142 gene encoding RNA polymerase II C-terminal domain phosphatase-like 4 codes for MRVLRLKFRGEEISSVAKQTIAFNYLLEGLKMEVDQVESIKKIELLKLRSLRKLCLVLDLDHTLLHTKNLAKLSPEQKSEISLYRGDDMFAWKLPGEPMVTKLRPFVRRFLQEASEMFQLYVYTMGSREYALHIVEEFLDPQGIYFGKRVITREDCTVKGEKGLDVVPVDPSIVLVLDDTERVWKRNSKNLILIDRYKYFVRGGRDEREGAGGLKFALKVLKKLHYVYFEWYDRCKEGDVRELVQNHWEDFISDKGQQEVGTETCSSAMGFWKLSRVEEECSRVTKRQRIC; via the coding sequence ATGAGGGTTTTGAGGCTTAAGTTTCGAGGAGAAGAAATCAGTTCGGTTGCTAAACAAACAATTGCATTCAACTATTTGCTGGAAGGGCTAAAGATGGAGGTGGATCAAGTCGAGAGTATCAAGAAAATTGAGTTGCTCAAGTTACGAAGTCTAAGGAAGCTCTGTTTGGTCTTGGATTTGGATCATACTCTTCTGCACACTAAGAATCTTGCCAAGCTTTCACCCGAGCAGAAATCAGAGATTAGTCTTTATCGGGGTGATGATATGTTTGCATGGAAGTTGCCTGGAGAGCCGATGGTGACTAAGTTGAGGCCTTTTGTTCGACGCTTCTTGCAAGAGGCGAGTGAGATGTTCCAGCTGTATGTGTACACTATGGGGTCACGCGAGTATGCTCTGCATATTGTTGAGGAGTTTCTTGACCCTCAAGGCATCTATTTTGGCAAGAGGGTGATTACGAGGGAGGATTGTACTGTAAAGGGAGAGAAGGGGCTGGATGTCGTGCCTGTTGATCCGAGCATTGTTCTTGTTTTAGATGATACCGAGAGGGTGTGGAAGAGGAATTCgaagaatttgattttgattgacAGGTATAAGTATTTTGTGAGAGGGGGGAGAGATGAAAGGGAGGGAGCAGGGGGTTTGAAGTTTGCGCTTAAAGTGCTTAAGAAGCTGCACTACGTTTATTTTGAGTGGTATGATCGTTGTAAGGAAGGCGATGTGAGGGAGCTGGTGCAGAATCATTGGGAGGATTTTATCAGTGATAAGGGGCAGCAGGAAGTTGGGACGGAGACTTGTTCATCTGCTATGGGATTTTGGAAGCTTTCGAGGGTAGAGGAAGAATGTTCAAGGGTTACTAAAAGGCAGAGGATATGCTAG